A single Lactuca sativa cultivar Salinas chromosome 8, Lsat_Salinas_v11, whole genome shotgun sequence DNA region contains:
- the LOC111878209 gene encoding 3-isopropylmalate dehydrogenase, chloroplastic: MASSMQALNVRPFGFNSTSVVPQRQPRPVIIRCSAASSTAKSYNITLLPGDGIGPEVISVAKNVLNLAGSIEGIEFKFNEKLMGGAALDATGVPLPEETLTAAKQSDAVLLGAIGGYKWDKNEKHLKPETGLLQLREGLKVFANLRPASVLPQLVDASTLKKEVAEGVDLMVVRELTGGIYFGKPRGFGTDENGNEIGFNTEVYAAYEIDRIARIAFETARKRSGKLCSVDKANVLEASMLWRKRVIAIAAEYPDVELSHMYVDNAAMQLVRNPKQFDTIVTNNIFGDILSDEASMITGSIGMLPSASLSSSGPGLFEPIHGSAPDIAGQDKANPLATILSAAMLLKYGLGEVAAAERIELAVLDALNRGFRTGDIYSDGNKLVGCKEMGEEVLKSVDTKKVVSV, encoded by the exons ATGGCGTCCTCAATGCAAGCTCTCAACGTTAGACCCTTTGGATTCAACTCTACATCCGTTGTTCCTCAACGCCAGCCACGGCCGGTGATTATCCGGTGTTCCGCCGCCTCATCCACCGCCAAAAGCTACAACATCACTCTGCTTCCTGGCGATGGAATCGGCCCTGAAGTCATCTCCGTCGCCAAGAACGTTCTTAATCTTGCCGGCTCAATCGAAG GGATTGAATTCAAGTTCAATGAGAAGCTTATGGGAGGCGCTGCTTTGGATGCTACCGGAGTTCCGTTACCGGAGGAAACACTCACGGCTGCGAAGCAATCTGATGCCGTTCTTCTTGGTGCTATTGGCGG GTATAAATGGGATAAAAACGAGAAACATTTGAAGCCTGAGACCGGATTACTTCAGCTTCGTGAAGGTCTTAAGGTTTTTGCAAATTTAAGGCCAGCATCTGTTCTACCTCAG TTAGTGGATGCTTCAACTTTGAAGAAAGAGGTTGCTGAAGGTGTTGATTTGATGGTTGTAAGGGAACTTACAGGAG GTATCTACTTTGGAAAACCAAGAGGATTTGGAACTGATGAAAATGGTAATGAGATTGGCTTCAACACCGAGGTTTATGCAGCATATGAG ATTGACCGAATTGCTCGTATTGCATTTGAGACAGCTCGAAAGCGCAGTGGCAAACTTTGTTCTGTTGACAAAGCAAATGTCCTCGAG GCGTCAATGTTGTGGAGGAAAAGGGTAATAGCAATAGCTGCAGAGTATCCTGATGTTGAACTCTCCCACATGTATGTAGACAATGCAGCCATGCAACTTGtccgaaatccaaaacag TTTGACACAATAGTTACAAACAACATATTTGGTGATATTTTATCAGATGAGGCTTCAATGATCACTGGAAGCATTGGAATGCTTCCTTCTGCTAGTCTTAGTTCATCG ggACCCGGACTATTTGAACCAATCCATGGTTCTGCACCTGATATTGCTGGACAG GATAAAGCAAACCCCTTGGCAACCATTCTGAGTGCTGCAATGCTTTTGAAATATGGCCTCGGTGAAGTGGCGGCAGCTGAGCGGATTGAGCTGGCGGTGTTGGATGCTTTAAATCGGGGGTTTCGTACCGGTGACATTTACTCAGATGGGAAT AAATTGGTTGGATGCAAGGAGATGGGGGAGGAAGTGTTGAAGTCGGTGGATACAAAGAAAGTTGTATCGGTTTaa
- the LOC111878210 gene encoding uncharacterized protein LOC111878210 — translation MLMYYHNLLSPTCNHHVTAFLGSRIALNSPAPVSQLLFYYKYNRSSHHVHVNVGRRNFEKMELEEAAANLRSRFIRVLRSRRSPEVPLQTLPAKPVVEPLYQGTPPSQPSEAMESCPKAHIHNFKELLNEENLYLTTEEGEQGRLPVLILSMKENTHSKRPAVVFLHSTNKCKEWLRPLLEGYASRGYIAVAIDSRYHGERAKNHTTYEDALVSSWKKGDTMPFIYDTVWDLLKLADYLTKRDDIDHSKIGITGESLGGMHAWFAAFADTRYSVVAPIIGVQGFRWAIDNNQWHARVDSIKSVFEDARIDLGKSAIDKEVVEKVWNRIAPGLASEFDSIHTVPLIAPRPLLLLNGEEDPRCPMEGLDVTILTTQKAFEDAQCLNHFKVIAEVGIGHQMTSSMVKETSDWFDKFLLP, via the exons ATGTTGATGTACTACCACAATTTACTATCACCTACCTGCAACCACCACGTGACGGCGTTCCTAGGGAGTCGCATCGCTCTCAACTCACCTGCTCCGGTATCACAATTACTCTTCTACTATAAATACAACAGATCATCTCACCATGTTCACGTCAACGTTGGTCGTCGGAATTTCGAGAAAATGGAGCTCGAAGAAGCAGCAGCCAACCTCCGTTCTCGGTTCATTCGAGTTCTTCGTAGTcgtcgttctcctgaag TTCCACTTCAGACACTACCTGCAAAACCAGTGGTGGAACCCTTATATCAGGGAACACCACCATCACAACCTAGTGAG GCAATGGAATCATGCCCAAAAGCACACATTCATAACTTCAAGGAACTGCTCAATGAAGAAAACTTGTACCTAACCACTGAG GAAGGAGAGCAAGGGCGATTGCCTGTGCTCATTTTGAGCATGAAAGAAAACACACATTCAAAAAGGCCAGCTGTTGTTTTTCTGCATAGCACAAATAAATGCAAAGAGTGGCTACGCCCTTTACTTGAG GGGTATGCTTCACGTGGATATATTGCAGTTGCTATTGATTCTCGATACCATGGAGAACGTGCCAAAAACCATACTACATATGAAGAT GCTCTTGTTTCATCATGGAAAAAAGGTGATACAATGCCATTCATATATGACACG GTGTGGGACCTTTTAAAGTTGGCAGATTATCTAACCAAAAGAGATGATATAGACCATTCCAAGATAGGAATCACAGGAGAATCACTAGGAG GAATGCATGCATGGTTTGCTGCTTTTGCTGACACACGTTATTCAGTGGTTGCCCCCATAATTGGTGTTCAG GGATTTCGGTGGGCCATAGATAACAATCAATGGCATGCTCGAGTTGACAGTATTAAGTCTGTGTTTGAAG ATGCAAGGATTGATTTAGGGAAAAGTGCCATTGACAAAGAAGTTGTGGAAAAG GTTTGGAACAGAATAGCTCCTGGTTTAGCATCTGAGTTTGACTCGATTCATACGGTCCCACTCATTGCACCACGCCCTTTGTTGCTTTTAAACG GTGAAGAGGATCCCCGTTGCCCAATGGAAGGTCTTGATGTTACCATATTAACAACACAAAAGGCTTTCGAAGATGCCCAATGTTTGAATCATTTCAAG GTGATAGCCGAAGTAGGAATTGGACATCAAATGACATCATCAATGGTTAAAGAAACTAGTGATTGGTTTGATAAGTTTCTCCTACCCTAG